A single window of Loxodonta africana isolate mLoxAfr1 chromosome 10, mLoxAfr1.hap2, whole genome shotgun sequence DNA harbors:
- the TUNAR gene encoding protein TUNAR → MVITSGNDEDRGGQEKESKEESVLAMLGIIGTILNLIVIIFVYIYTTL, encoded by the coding sequence ATGGTAATCACGAGTGGAAATGATGAAGACAGAGGAGGCCAAGAGaaggagagcaaagaggagagcgTCTTGGCAATGCTGGGGATCATTGGGACCATTCTGAACCTAATTGTTATCATATTTGTATACATATACACCACGCTGTGA